Proteins encoded together in one Otariodibacter oris window:
- the murQ gene encoding N-acetylmuramic acid 6-phosphate etherase: protein MAQQDLLKTLTQLITEQRNPNSMNLDRLSALEIVTLMNQEDKLVPQAIEKVLPQIAQAVEKIVEAFQRGGRLVYIGAGTSGRLGVLDASECPPTFGVSPEMVKGIIAGGERALRHPIEGAEDNTQQGKADLQSVNFSENDVLVGIAASGRTPYVIGALEYAKSLGVTTVSIASNPNSAMSKIADIVIDTIVGAEVLTGSSRLKSGTAQKLVLNMLTTASMVLMGKCYQNLMVDVQASNQKLVARAIRIVMQATECSKEKAEETLAIANNNAKLAIMMILANVDKNTAEKMLADNQGKLRQAL, encoded by the coding sequence ATGGCACAACAAGATTTATTAAAGACTTTAACTCAACTCATCACTGAACAACGTAATCCTAATTCAATGAATTTGGATCGTTTGTCAGCATTAGAAATTGTGACCTTAATGAATCAAGAAGATAAATTAGTGCCACAAGCCATAGAAAAAGTCTTACCGCAAATTGCTCAAGCAGTCGAAAAAATTGTTGAAGCATTTCAACGTGGTGGACGACTTGTTTATATCGGAGCAGGCACTAGCGGACGGTTAGGCGTGTTAGATGCCTCTGAATGCCCACCCACTTTTGGTGTATCGCCTGAAATGGTCAAAGGTATTATTGCTGGTGGAGAAAGAGCATTACGTCATCCGATTGAAGGAGCAGAAGATAATACCCAACAGGGAAAAGCTGATTTACAAAGCGTCAATTTTTCCGAGAATGATGTTTTAGTGGGAATCGCCGCGAGCGGTCGTACACCTTATGTGATTGGCGCATTGGAGTATGCAAAATCATTGGGAGTAACGACGGTATCTATCGCGAGTAATCCCAATTCTGCAATGAGTAAAATAGCCGATATTGTGATCGATACAATTGTTGGAGCAGAAGTGCTAACAGGATCAAGTCGTTTGAAATCAGGTACAGCACAAAAATTAGTTCTGAATATGCTTACTACCGCAAGTATGGTTTTGATGGGAAAATGTTACCAAAATCTGATGGTGGATGTGCAAGCTAGCAATCAAAAATTGGTGGCTCGTGCCATTCGTATCGTGATGCAAGCCACCGAATGCAGTAAAGAGAAGGCGGAAGAAACATTAGCCATTGCCAATAATAATGCAAAATTAGCCATTATGATGATCTTAGCTAATGTTGACAAAAACACCGCAGAAAAAATGCTTGCTGATAATCAAGGTAAACTTCGACAAGCACTGTAA
- a CDS encoding anhydro-N-acetylmuramic acid kinase encodes MQQYYIGVMSGTSLDGVDLALVDFSLSSPKLIASDFVPMPDSLRSSLSQLLKTGEVTLQQLGKIDHQLGLLYAESINQFLVKQQLQPYQIEAIGCHGQTVWHSPKGEYPFTMQIGDMNLVTTKTGITTIADFRRKDMALGGQGAPLVPAFHQAVFSDPERIVGVLNLGGISNISLLDPNQNTIGYDIGPGNTLLDIWIEKHLGQRFDKDAQWAKTGKVNDDLLAKLLDEPFFDQAPPKSTGRELFNLAWLLQKLAQISPLAPQDVQATLVEFTARSIAQDLTKISQQKTLPCLLLVCGGGARNPLLMERLGKLLPDWHVSTTTEYGIDIDYVEATAFAWLAYQRMHNLPSNLPSVTGATQAVSLGVIFPK; translated from the coding sequence ATGCAACAGTATTATATTGGTGTGATGTCGGGGACGAGTCTTGACGGCGTGGATCTTGCGTTAGTTGATTTTAGTCTATCAAGCCCTAAATTGATTGCCAGTGATTTTGTGCCAATGCCAGATTCACTCAGAAGTTCACTCTCCCAGCTTTTAAAAACAGGGGAGGTTACTCTTCAGCAATTAGGCAAAATCGATCATCAATTGGGCTTATTATACGCTGAGAGCATTAATCAATTTCTTGTAAAACAGCAGTTGCAACCGTACCAAATTGAAGCGATTGGTTGTCATGGTCAAACTGTATGGCATTCTCCTAAAGGTGAATACCCATTCACTATGCAAATTGGCGATATGAATCTAGTGACAACAAAAACAGGCATTACCACAATTGCTGATTTTCGTCGTAAAGATATGGCACTAGGTGGGCAAGGCGCGCCTTTAGTACCCGCTTTTCATCAAGCAGTATTTAGTGATCCTGAGCGAATTGTTGGGGTATTGAATCTTGGCGGAATCAGTAATATTTCATTGCTCGACCCTAATCAAAATACGATAGGTTATGATATTGGCCCAGGTAATACGCTGTTAGATATTTGGATTGAAAAGCATTTGGGTCAGCGTTTTGATAAAGATGCACAATGGGCAAAAACGGGTAAAGTGAATGATGACTTGTTAGCAAAATTACTTGATGAACCTTTTTTCGATCAAGCCCCACCAAAAAGCACTGGGCGAGAATTATTTAATTTAGCATGGTTATTGCAAAAATTAGCACAGATCTCGCCGCTTGCACCGCAAGATGTTCAAGCAACTCTCGTTGAATTTACCGCAAGAAGTATTGCACAAGATCTCACAAAAATTTCCCAACAGAAAACCTTACCTTGCTTATTACTCGTTTGCGGTGGCGGAGCAAGAAATCCATTATTAATGGAACGACTAGGTAAATTATTACCCGATTGGCACGTTTCTACCACCACAGAATACGGCATTGATATCGATTATGTTGAAGCAACGGCATTTGCGTGGTTGGCTTATCAGCGTATGCATAATTTACCCTCTAATTTACCGAGTGTAACAGGAGCGACACAAGCGGTCAGTTTAGGTGTGATTTTTCCAAAATAA
- a CDS encoding ATP-binding protein, translating to MKNPKEYAQNYVNWVLKLGRVKALLLGLVVLAALAISTQVFLSLLFTGGVNTRDIVRSMTFGLVSAPFVLYFFNLIVEKLEHSRIHLEKSLKKLSLLREQDARLNVQLEQKAEFLRSFIDASPDLVFYRDDQGKFLGCNRAMELLTGKTEKELINLTPNDVYSEETAKLIISTDRDTLISNTGVTYEQWIRYSNNKLSCFEIRKVPYYDRVQDRHCIMGFGRDVTERKRYQEVIEKNSRDKTVLMATISHELRTPLNGIIGLSQILLEGELSDQQREYLKTINISAVSLGHIFSDIIDLEKIDSRRIELFPKEIEFSQLISNISNFANLMAEQKKIHFHIQCSYDLPPFICVDNARLSQILWNLVSNAVKFTPSGGHICLNVVRNDQNHFSFILKDTGIGIHKKDQRKIFAMFYQAENEQGEKAIGSGIGLAISKRIAKLMGGDLTVESKLNEGSTFTLTVKADEVVPRQTVEISNHALKVLLVEDIQVNVVVAKAMLTKFGCEVDVAMTGAEAFELFKQNSYDLILLDIQLPDMTGFDIAKTWRDQYEEGEIDYLPLLVALTANIIHTREEYKQRGMDDVLRKPLSLEALADCLSHHFDDNFLEHTLNEKTVDPFDVANSNVVEKIVFDHSLLRELIEVMGKNSVLANFELFAKLMPEYLDNLSSLFTKWSENKDAEIRKSVLDEAHKIKGALASVGLIKLQDVAQQAQTDSQEFWDENIEKWVTQLQNEWQQDLQQAKEWVNQLN from the coding sequence ATGAAGAATCCAAAGGAATATGCACAGAATTACGTTAATTGGGTCCTTAAATTAGGGAGAGTAAAGGCATTGCTCTTAGGGCTAGTTGTATTAGCTGCATTGGCAATCAGTACACAAGTTTTTTTGAGCTTGTTATTTACTGGTGGCGTAAATACACGTGATATTGTTCGTTCGATGACTTTTGGATTAGTTTCAGCCCCCTTTGTTTTGTATTTTTTTAATTTAATTGTTGAGAAGTTAGAGCATTCACGTATTCACTTAGAAAAATCATTAAAAAAACTCTCTTTATTGAGAGAGCAAGATGCGAGATTGAATGTTCAATTAGAACAAAAGGCGGAGTTTCTTCGTTCATTTATCGATGCTTCGCCCGATTTAGTTTTTTATCGAGATGATCAAGGAAAATTTCTAGGCTGTAATAGAGCAATGGAATTGCTCACAGGAAAAACGGAAAAAGAATTAATTAATTTAACGCCCAATGATGTTTATTCTGAAGAAACCGCTAAATTAATTATTTCTACCGATAGAGATACGCTGATTAGCAATACAGGCGTAACCTATGAACAATGGATTCGTTATTCAAATAATAAATTATCTTGTTTTGAAATTCGTAAAGTGCCTTATTACGATCGAGTGCAAGATCGACATTGTATTATGGGGTTTGGACGAGATGTCACTGAACGCAAACGTTATCAAGAAGTGATAGAAAAAAATAGCCGTGATAAAACAGTTTTAATGGCGACTATTAGCCATGAATTAAGAACGCCATTAAATGGGATTATCGGACTTAGCCAAATTTTATTAGAAGGTGAATTATCTGATCAGCAACGGGAATATTTAAAAACAATTAATATCAGCGCAGTCTCATTAGGACATATCTTCAGTGATATTATTGATTTAGAGAAGATTGATAGTCGTCGGATTGAATTATTTCCAAAAGAAATTGAATTTTCTCAGTTGATTAGTAATATCAGTAACTTCGCAAATTTAATGGCTGAGCAGAAAAAGATCCATTTCCATATCCAATGTAGTTATGACTTACCTCCATTTATTTGTGTTGATAATGCTAGATTAAGCCAAATTTTGTGGAATTTGGTGAGTAATGCGGTGAAGTTTACGCCTTCGGGTGGACATATTTGTTTGAATGTTGTGCGTAATGATCAAAATCATTTTAGTTTTATTTTAAAAGATACGGGGATTGGTATACATAAGAAAGACCAACGGAAGATCTTTGCGATGTTTTACCAAGCAGAAAATGAACAAGGTGAAAAAGCCATTGGTAGTGGTATTGGATTAGCTATTTCTAAACGTATTGCGAAATTAATGGGGGGGGATTTAACAGTCGAAAGTAAACTTAATGAAGGCTCGACCTTTACTTTAACTGTTAAAGCTGATGAAGTTGTTCCTCGTCAGACGGTAGAGATCAGTAATCACGCCTTAAAAGTCTTATTGGTTGAAGATATTCAAGTTAATGTAGTGGTAGCCAAGGCGATGTTGACTAAATTTGGATGTGAGGTCGATGTTGCAATGACTGGTGCAGAAGCGTTCGAATTATTTAAGCAAAATAGTTATGATTTAATTTTACTCGATATCCAATTACCTGATATGACGGGTTTTGATATTGCAAAAACATGGCGAGATCAATATGAAGAAGGTGAAATTGACTACCTACCTTTATTAGTTGCATTAACTGCAAACATTATTCACACCAGAGAAGAATATAAGCAACGAGGAATGGATGATGTATTGCGTAAGCCTCTCTCCTTAGAAGCATTGGCAGATTGCTTAAGTCACCATTTTGATGACAATTTCTTAGAGCATACCTTGAATGAAAAAACGGTTGATCCTTTTGATGTAGCCAATAGCAATGTTGTCGAGAAGATCGTATTTGATCACAGTCTATTAAGAGAGTTGATTGAAGTGATGGGCAAAAATTCCGTATTAGCGAATTTTGAGTTATTTGCAAAACTGATGCCAGAATATCTGGATAATTTATCTTCATTGTTTACAAAATGGAGTGAGAATAAGGATGCAGAAATTCGTAAATCCGTATTAGATGAAGCGCATAAAATCAAAGGGGCATTAGCATCCGTCGGGTTAATTAAATTACAAGATGTTGCCCAACAGGCACAAACCGATAGCCAAGAATTTTGGGATGAAAATATTGAAAAATGGGTAACCCAACTTCAAAATGAATGGCAACAGGATTTGCAACAGGCGAAAGAGTGGGTTAATCAATTAAATTAA
- a CDS encoding EamA family transporter, producing MLELLLAVLCSVMVGILIKVARGKGVAIAQSIAMNYVIATILSYFLLQPDFKGQNLVEIVRDNPSSYLFLALGILLPTVFLIQAKALEYAGIIRTDAAQRLSLFLPILAAFTLFGEVVTQNKLIALVLAFGALICLLWKSHEGITGKGGKVALISLIFVWIGFGIIDILFKEMAKTGSSFSLTLFISFIGAGCVMFIYLTLKRTKWNLVSLLTGVLLGILNFCNILFYIKAHQAMKDDPTLVFTGMNLGVICLGTLAGAFLFKEKINKINYIGVVIAIIAILCLFYWR from the coding sequence ATGTTAGAGCTTTTACTTGCAGTATTGTGCAGTGTTATGGTTGGTATTTTGATTAAGGTTGCAAGAGGTAAAGGTGTTGCGATAGCACAAAGTATTGCAATGAATTATGTGATTGCAACGATTTTATCTTACTTCCTATTACAGCCAGATTTTAAAGGACAAAATTTGGTTGAAATCGTCAGAGACAATCCTTCCTCTTATCTTTTCTTAGCATTAGGTATTTTGTTACCGACGGTCTTTTTAATTCAAGCAAAAGCCTTAGAGTATGCGGGAATTATTCGTACTGATGCAGCGCAACGTCTTTCTCTCTTTTTACCTATCTTAGCGGCTTTTACTTTATTTGGGGAAGTCGTGACACAAAACAAATTGATTGCGTTAGTACTCGCATTTGGCGCTTTGATTTGTTTGTTATGGAAAAGTCATGAAGGAATTACGGGTAAAGGCGGTAAGGTTGCTCTAATTAGCCTTATTTTTGTTTGGATTGGATTCGGTATCATTGATATTTTATTCAAGGAAATGGCAAAAACAGGCTCTAGTTTTTCATTAACGCTATTTATTTCTTTTATTGGTGCGGGATGTGTGATGTTTATCTACCTCACCTTAAAAAGAACGAAATGGAACTTAGTCAGTTTATTAACGGGTGTGCTATTAGGTATATTAAATTTTTGTAATATTTTATTTTATATCAAAGCCCACCAAGCAATGAAAGATGATCCAACTTTAGTCTTTACTGGCATGAATTTAGGGGTGATTTGTTTAGGAACCTTAGCTGGAGCTTTCCTGTTTAAAGAAAAAATCAATAAAATTAATTATATTGGGGTAGTAATCGCGATTATTGCCATTTTATGCCTATTTTATTGGCGATAA
- the smrB gene encoding endonuclease SmrB, translated as MSENDDFSLFHEAIKGVKKIKQDTFFPKNERREKISEIRDLKEQADTLFYFSDEYEPLLTDDNDKVRYRREDVDPHILKRLRRGDFEPELFLDLHGLTKEKAKKELAALILACERERVYCASIMTGYGTRALKYQIPRWLVQHPKVIALHQAPREWGGDAAILVLIEQKEPRDIHEFQGR; from the coding sequence ATGTCAGAGAATGATGATTTTTCTTTATTTCATGAAGCAATTAAAGGCGTAAAGAAGATTAAGCAAGATACATTTTTCCCAAAAAATGAACGACGTGAAAAGATAAGTGAAATACGAGACTTAAAAGAACAAGCGGATACATTATTCTATTTTTCAGATGAATATGAGCCGTTACTTACTGATGATAATGACAAAGTGCGCTATCGTCGTGAGGATGTCGATCCACATATTTTGAAACGATTACGTCGTGGTGATTTTGAGCCTGAACTTTTTCTTGATTTGCATGGATTAACCAAAGAAAAAGCAAAAAAAGAGCTAGCAGCATTAATTCTTGCCTGTGAAAGAGAACGTGTTTATTGCGCAAGTATTATGACAGGGTATGGAACTCGAGCATTAAAATACCAGATCCCTCGTTGGTTAGTGCAACATCCCAAAGTGATTGCTTTACATCAAGCTCCCCGAGAGTGGGGAGGTGATGCGGCAATTTTAGTGCTTATTGAACAAAAAGAGCCTAGAGATATTCACGAATTTCAGGGTAGATAA
- the prmB gene encoding 50S ribosomal protein L3 N(5)-glutamine methyltransferase produces MFEPHYNLDLLDEINSPAHPIEQDLHTIVDMMRWAYSYFNASDLYYGHGLDNAWDEANQLVLSALALPIDVPESLYCSRLTLVEKQRIVEMVKQRLGLRKPVAYLTNSAWFCGLEFYVDERVIIPRSPIGELIQEGITGILRTEPKRILDMCTGSGCIAIACAERFQQAEIDAIDLSIDALNVAEINIDRHQLNHRVFPLQSDLFDSLPQDHYDLIITNPPYVDEEDLDTMPEEFHHEPEMALGSGSDGLTITKRILAQAADYLSDNGVLVCEVGNSMVHLIQQFPTVPFNWIEFKHGGIGVFSLTRDQLKNNQHLFEKV; encoded by the coding sequence ATGTTTGAACCTCATTATAATCTCGATTTATTAGACGAAATTAATTCACCAGCACATCCTATCGAGCAAGACTTACACACAATTGTAGATATGATGCGTTGGGCATATAGCTATTTCAATGCTTCTGATCTGTATTATGGACATGGCTTAGATAATGCTTGGGATGAAGCAAATCAACTTGTTTTGAGTGCTTTAGCCCTGCCTATTGATGTGCCAGAAAGTTTATATTGTTCTCGTTTAACCTTAGTAGAAAAACAACGTATTGTTGAAATGGTTAAACAACGTCTAGGATTAAGAAAACCTGTTGCCTATCTCACTAATTCTGCTTGGTTCTGTGGCTTAGAATTTTATGTTGATGAACGAGTAATTATTCCTCGATCACCAATCGGAGAGCTGATTCAAGAAGGCATTACAGGGATTTTACGTACTGAACCTAAACGTATTCTCGATATGTGTACCGGTAGTGGTTGTATTGCGATTGCTTGTGCTGAACGTTTTCAACAAGCTGAAATTGATGCCATCGATCTTTCGATTGATGCCTTAAATGTGGCGGAAATTAATATCGATCGCCATCAACTTAACCATAGAGTCTTCCCACTACAATCAGATCTTTTTGATTCACTACCACAAGATCATTACGATCTAATCATCACTAATCCACCTTATGTAGATGAAGAAGATCTTGATACTATGCCAGAAGAATTTCACCATGAGCCTGAAATGGCGCTAGGTTCTGGTAGCGATGGGCTAACAATTACCAAACGTATTTTAGCACAAGCAGCTGATTATTTATCTGATAATGGTGTCCTTGTTTGTGAAGTGGGAAATAGTATGGTGCATCTCATTCAACAATTTCCAACTGTACCATTTAATTGGATTGAATTTAAACATGGAGGAATCGGCGTATTCAGCCTAACTCGTGATCAGCTTAAAAATAATCAACATTTATTCGAAAAAGTGTAA
- the ppc gene encoding phosphoenolpyruvate carboxylase: MSQLYESMRHNIHMLGDFLGETIRDAQGNEILELIENIRQLSRSSRSGDEKAREELLDILANISTENVIPVARAFSQFLNLTNIAEQYQTISRHSQDSSLGDRSLGQLFERLKAQHIPAEKVIETVEKLLIDLVLTAHPTEVTRRSLVNKHVEINRTLSRLEHNDLTDKETTKLKRRLMQLIALAWHTNEIRTKRPTPVDEAKWGMAVIENSLWKAVPEFCRQINYHLEKNFGVQHPVGLAPVRFSSWMGGDRDGNPFVTAETTRQVLQMNRWKAADLFLEDIKSLADELSIVNCTPEFRAKYGDHKEPYRILMKKLREKLTNTVTYYAELLQGKTLSISSKDILVNDEQLWEPLYDCYQSLHKCGMRIIANGGLLDCLRRVRCFGLGLSRLDIRQESTRHTMAIAEITRYIGLGDYSQWTEDDKQAFLVRELSSRRPLVPTNWQPSPETQEILDTCKVVAEQTEGVISAYVISMAREASDVLAVHLLLKEAGCKINIPVAPLFETLDDLDRCEKVMTSLFNIGWYRGVINNKQMVMIGYSDSAKDAGMLSASWAQYRAQEALVNLCENYSIELTLFHGRGGTIGRGGAPAHAALLSQPPRSLKNGLRATEQGEMIRFKLGLPAVAVESLDLYASAILEANLFPPPEPKQAWRDMMDQASKISCEQYRDIVRGETDFVPYFRAATPEQELSKLPLGSRPAKRNPNGGVESLRAIPWIFAWMQNRLMLPAWLGAGSALQQFIDNGQEELLRAMCQEWPFFSTRIGMLEMVFSKTDLWLAEHYDQRLVPENLHHLGETLRNQLKSDIKTVLSLAHEGQLMADLPWIAESIALRNIYTDPLNLLQVELLHRLRLQGENPNPELEQALMITITGIAAGMRNTG; encoded by the coding sequence ATGAGCCAACTTTACGAATCAATGCGTCACAACATTCATATGCTAGGTGACTTTCTTGGTGAAACCATTCGAGATGCACAAGGCAATGAAATTTTAGAACTCATTGAAAATATTAGACAACTCTCTCGAAGTTCACGTTCAGGGGATGAAAAAGCAAGAGAAGAATTACTTGATATCCTCGCCAATATTTCCACAGAAAACGTTATTCCTGTTGCAAGAGCATTTAGCCAATTCTTAAATCTCACCAACATTGCAGAACAATACCAAACAATCTCACGCCATAGTCAAGATTCATCATTAGGTGATCGCTCGCTAGGACAATTATTTGAACGTTTAAAAGCACAACATATCCCTGCTGAAAAAGTGATTGAAACAGTTGAAAAATTACTTATTGATCTCGTATTAACCGCTCATCCAACTGAAGTCACTCGACGTTCACTCGTCAATAAACATGTTGAAATTAATCGTACTTTGAGCCGTTTAGAACATAATGATTTAACTGATAAAGAAACAACTAAATTAAAACGACGCTTAATGCAACTCATTGCATTAGCATGGCATACCAATGAAATTCGTACAAAACGCCCAACACCAGTAGATGAAGCAAAGTGGGGAATGGCAGTTATTGAAAATAGCTTGTGGAAAGCAGTACCTGAATTTTGTCGCCAAATTAATTATCATTTAGAAAAAAACTTTGGCGTTCAACATCCTGTTGGTCTAGCACCTGTCCGCTTTTCTTCTTGGATGGGAGGAGACAGAGATGGTAACCCATTTGTTACAGCCGAAACAACTCGTCAAGTATTACAGATGAATCGCTGGAAAGCGGCGGATCTTTTTTTAGAAGATATAAAATCACTTGCGGATGAACTTTCAATAGTAAACTGTACTCCTGAATTTCGAGCAAAATATGGGGATCATAAAGAACCTTACCGAATTTTAATGAAAAAATTGCGAGAAAAGCTGACCAATACCGTGACCTATTATGCTGAGTTGCTACAAGGTAAAACATTAAGTATTAGTTCTAAAGATATCTTAGTAAACGATGAGCAACTATGGGAACCATTATACGATTGTTACCAATCATTACATAAATGTGGCATGCGAATTATCGCTAATGGCGGCCTGCTAGATTGTTTACGTAGAGTTCGTTGCTTCGGATTAGGGCTATCTCGTCTTGATATCCGTCAAGAAAGTACCCGACATACCATGGCAATTGCTGAAATCACTCGCTATATTGGACTAGGCGACTATTCACAGTGGACAGAGGATGATAAACAAGCTTTTCTCGTACGAGAGCTTAGCTCCCGTCGTCCACTAGTCCCAACAAATTGGCAACCAAGTCCTGAAACACAAGAAATATTAGACACCTGTAAAGTCGTTGCAGAACAAACAGAAGGTGTTATTTCAGCCTACGTTATTTCAATGGCTAGAGAAGCTTCCGATGTACTTGCAGTACACTTATTGCTAAAAGAGGCAGGCTGTAAAATTAATATTCCTGTTGCGCCATTATTTGAAACTTTAGATGATTTAGATCGTTGTGAGAAAGTAATGACAAGCTTATTTAACATTGGTTGGTATCGTGGCGTTATTAATAATAAACAAATGGTAATGATTGGTTATTCCGATTCTGCGAAGGATGCAGGGATGCTTTCTGCCTCTTGGGCACAATACCGAGCACAAGAAGCTCTTGTCAATCTTTGTGAAAATTATTCTATTGAATTAACTTTATTCCACGGGCGTGGCGGCACTATTGGTCGTGGGGGTGCACCTGCCCATGCAGCCCTACTATCTCAACCTCCTCGTTCACTAAAAAATGGATTACGCGCTACAGAGCAAGGAGAAATGATCCGTTTTAAACTTGGTTTACCTGCGGTTGCTGTTGAAAGCTTAGATCTTTATGCTAGCGCAATTTTAGAAGCTAATTTATTCCCACCGCCAGAGCCAAAACAAGCATGGCGAGATATGATGGATCAAGCTTCTAAAATTTCTTGTGAACAGTACCGTGATATTGTAAGAGGCGAAACTGATTTTGTGCCTTATTTCAGAGCAGCAACACCAGAACAAGAACTATCAAAATTACCACTAGGTTCTCGTCCTGCAAAACGAAATCCAAATGGTGGTGTTGAAAGTTTACGTGCAATTCCTTGGATCTTTGCTTGGATGCAAAACCGATTAATGCTTCCTGCATGGCTAGGCGCTGGTTCTGCACTACAACAATTTATAGATAATGGACAAGAAGAATTACTTAGAGCAATGTGCCAAGAGTGGCCTTTCTTCTCTACACGAATTGGTATGTTAGAGATGGTATTCAGTAAAACAGATTTATGGCTTGCAGAACATTACGATCAACGCCTTGTACCTGAAAATCTACATCATTTAGGCGAAACATTACGTAATCAACTAAAATCAGATATTAAAACTGTTTTATCTCTCGCTCATGAAGGACAACTCATGGCCGATTTACCTTGGATTGCTGAATCAATCGCTTTACGTAATATTTATACAGATCCACTTAATTTACTTCAAGTAGAATTATTGCACCGATTACGATTACAAGGAGAAAATCCAAATCCAGAATTAGAACAAGCATTGATGATTACCATTACTGGAATTGCAGCCGGTATGCGTAATACTGGCTAA